ACGCTGACGTCCAGCTCGTCGGCGGGTACGAGCGTCCTCACCGGCCGTCCGTCCACAGTGGAAAACCTGCACCGCAGGGCCGGGTGGCGGTCGACGAGCCACTCGAACGTGGCGTTCAGCGGCCACCAGCGCAGCTGCACCGCCGCCTCCACAGCCATGGCCACGTTTGTGACACCCCGGTCGGGCGCGAGCTGTTGCAGCAGCCACAGCGCCTCTTCGGCGGCGGTCAACCCCCGCGCCTCGGGCTCGGCAAGTCGTGCCGCGGGTGCCGTCATACCCGCTCCCCCACGGTCAGTGCGCTGCGGACGACCGACGCGAGGCCGCCGCACGCGTCGTCGAGGAGCCAGTGCCCGCCGGGGAGTTGGACCAGCCGTACGCCGTGGTCGGTCTGCCGCCGCCAGCCGAGCCACGCGCCGCGCGGTGTCGGGTCGTCCTCGCCGAAGCAGACGACCACCGGGCAGGGCAGCGGCGGCCCGGCGGTGTGCCGGTAGCCCGCGAGTGCCGCGAAGTCTGCGCGTACGGCGGGCTCGATCAGGCTCCGGACGCTCGGATCGACGGCCAGGTCGGACGGGACGCCGCCGTCTTCCAGCAGCCGGGCCCACAGCTGGCCGCTGGGCAGGCCGGCGAGTCCACGCGGACGCCAGGCGATGTCGGGTGCCTCGGCCGAGGCCACGATCAGCGCCCGCGGAGCGGGGGCGCCGCGCTCGTGCAGCGACCTGGCGACGAGGAACGCCAGCACGGCGCCGCCGCAGTAGCCGAACAGCGCGTACGGGCGGCGGGTCAGCTCGGCGATCTCGTCGGTGAGGGTGCGCACGAGCGTGGTGAGGTCCCTCGGCGGCGGCTCGGCGATCCGCGCCTGGCGCCCCGGCAGGTTGGCGGCCCACACGCCGATGTCGGACCCAACCTCGTTGGCGAAGCCGGCGAAGCGGGTGTAGCCGGCTCCGGCGTGTGGAAAGATCACGACCCGCGCCTCGGCGTCCTCGCCGATCCCCACGTACCAGTCGCGGACGCTCATCGGGCCACGCCGTCCGCGGCCCGTACGCGCGTGTGGAGCAGGGCGTGCATCTGTACCGGAGTGGACGCCTCGAACACCAGCTCGAAGCCCACGTCCTGCGCGAACTCCTCGCCGACCCGGGCGGCCAGCGCGACCGCGAGAAGCGAGTGGCCGCCGTGCAGGAAGAAGTCGGCGTCCGGGCCGAGCTGGTCGACGCCGAGGACCTCGCGCCACAGCTCCACGAGGCGGCGCAGCACCGGGTCGTCGGGTGTCACGGCCGGCCCGTGCTCGGCCCGTACCCGCGTCGCCAGCGCGGGGTAGTCGACCTTCCCGTTGCCGGTCAGGGGCAGCGCGTCGAGGAACACGTACCGGCTGGGCACCGCCGCGTCGGGGAGCAGGCCGGCGAGGTGCTCGCGCAGCCGCTCGGCCGCCGGCGGACCGCCGCCCTCCTCGACCTGCACCGCGGCGACGAGCCTCAGGTGGCCGGCGCTGTCGGGTTCGGCGATGACGGCCGCCGCGCCGACGCCCGGGTGGCGCTCGATGGCCGACTCCACCTCGGTGAGTTCGATCCGGTGGCCGCGGACCTTCACCTGGCGGTCCAGCCGCCCGAGAAACTCCAGCCCGTCCGCGGTCAGCCGGACCCGGTCACCGGTGCGGTAGTAGCGCCCGAGCCGCGGCGAGGTCGGGAACCGCTCCGCGGTCAGCTCGACCTGGTCGCGATAGCCGCGGGCCAGGCCGGCGCCACCGATGCACAGCTCGCCCGGCACGCCGGGCGGCACCGGCCGGCCGTCCGGGGTCAGGACGTGCACGCTGGTGTTGGCGATCGGACGGCCCACCGGCACGGACTCCGGTACCGGGGACGTCAGCTCCACGGCGGTGGACCAGATCGTGGTCTCCGTCGGTCCGTACACATTGAACAGCCGGCAGCCGTCGGCCAGGAGCCGCTCGGCCAGTGCGGCGTGCAGCGGCTCGCCTCCACTCAGGACGGTGCGCCCGGCCAGCCGGCCGCGCAGGTCGCCGCTCACGTGGCGCCACGTCGTGGGGGTGGCCTGTACGACGTCGACCCGCTCGGTGGCGACGAGGTCGAGCAGGCGGTCGGCGACGACGCGGTCGGCGTCCGGCGCGACGACGAGCGTGCCGCCGCTCACCAGCGGCATCAACAGCTCCAGCGCCGAGATGTCGAACGAGAAGGTGGTGAGCCACAGCGTCCGCTGGCCCGGCCCGAGTGACAGCCGGTCGACGAAGTCGAGGACGACGTTGGCAAGGCCGCGGTGGGCCACCTCGACGCCCTTGGGCTTGCCCGTCGAACCGGAGGTGTAGATGAGGTACGCGATCCCGTCCGGATCCGGTGCGGGCCAGTCGGCGGCGGCCTCCCCGCTCGCGGGCCGGTCGCCGTCCGCCCCGGGCAGCCGCATCCACTCCCGCCCGGCGAGGCAGGAGGCGGGCGGCGGCTCGTCCGCCAGGACCAGCCGCACGCCGGCATCGTCGAGCTGCCCGGCGAGGCGGGCGGCGGGCTGCGCGGGGTCGAGCGGAAGGTACGTCGCGCCCGCCAGCCAGATCCCCAGGACCGCCGCGACGAGCCCGGGCCCGCGCGTGGCGTGCAACGCGACGACGTCACCGCCGCCGATCCCGCGCCCCGCGAGGTCCTGCCGCACCGTGTCGGCGGCGGCGACAAGCTCCCGGTACGTGGTGTCCTGCCCTCCACACCGGATGGCGACCGCCTCCGGCTCGCGGGAGGACCAGTCGCGGATCTGCTCCAGCAGGCTGCGAGCCGGCCACTCCCGTTCGGTGGCGTTGTGCTCGCGCGACAGCGCGCGGTCGGCGTCGCTCCACGCGAGGATCTCCCCGACGGGCGCTTCGACGTCGCGGGCCATCTCGACGATCGTTCCCTCGTACCGCCGCAGCAGCAGCTCGACGAACTCCCGGTCGTGCACCTCGGTGCTGAAGGTGGCGGTGATGCCGACGTTCGTGCTCGACGGCCAGAGGATCCATTCGAGGTCGAGCCGGCTGATCGGCACGTGAATGTCCACATGGGTCAGTGGCGCGCCGGCCATCGACCTGTCGATCGCGCGTGGCGAGGCTTCGAGGGTCGCGTGCCCGCGGTAGTTGAACATGTGCCGGAACAGCGGCACCCGCCAGTCGTCGGACCGGACGGTGAGGCTGCTCTGGATCGCCTCGAACGAGGCACCGGCGTACTCCATGCCGCTGAGCAGTGCCCGTACGACCTGACCGACCAGCTCCTTGACCGGCACGGTGTCGTCGAGCGTCACCCGCACCGGCAACGTGTTGGCGTGAAAGCCCGCCACCTCCGGCGCCACCCCGAACCGCCCGTTTACCGGCACTCCCACCACGAGGTCCGGTCCGGCACCGTGGCGGGCCAGCAGCAGGTAGTACGCCGCCAGCAGCACCGTGTTCTGGGTGGCCCGCAGCCGCTCCTGCATCAGCGTGAGCGCCGCGAACGCCGCCTTCGACAGTCGCCACTCCGTCCGGTCTCCCGCGAACGTCGGCCGGCCGCGAAGGGGGCGGGCGCCGGCGAGCACGAGGCGCGCGGGGTCGACGCCGTCGAGGTGGTGCAGCCAGTACTCGACGGCCGCGCGGTCCTCGACCGGCTCCAGGTACACCGGTGCGGTGCCGGCGAGGCGCGGGGGCGGCTCGTCGTCGGCCGCGTAGCTGTCGTAGAGGGAAGGAAGCTCGTCCAGCAGCACCTTGAGCGTGAAGTGGTCGGCCACCATGTGGTGCACGACGATGCAGACCACGCTGGCCGAGGGGAGCGTCAACAGGT
The window above is part of the Phytohabitans houttuyneae genome. Proteins encoded here:
- a CDS encoding thioesterase II family protein, with product MSVRDWYVGIGEDAEARVVIFPHAGAGYTRFAGFANEVGSDIGVWAANLPGRQARIAEPPPRDLTTLVRTLTDEIAELTRRPYALFGYCGGAVLAFLVARSLHERGAPAPRALIVASAEAPDIAWRPRGLAGLPSGQLWARLLEDGGVPSDLAVDPSVRSLIEPAVRADFAALAGYRHTAGPPLPCPVVVCFGEDDPTPRGAWLGWRRQTDHGVRLVQLPGGHWLLDDACGGLASVVRSALTVGERV
- a CDS encoding non-ribosomal peptide synthetase, which produces MPDRTALTAKEQAQWILHRLVPDRGVCNIQLAFRVERAVRWWPLQEALNHLLRRHPALRAVVATDAAVPSKRFLPEDEDMPFQLVPATEESLDEQLTAIVERPFEMDGSPLARAYLLTLPSASVVCIVVHHMVADHFTLKVLLDELPSLYDSYAADDEPPPRLAGTAPVYLEPVEDRAAVEYWLHHLDGVDPARLVLAGARPLRGRPTFAGDRTEWRLSKAAFAALTLMQERLRATQNTVLLAAYYLLLARHGAGPDLVVGVPVNGRFGVAPEVAGFHANTLPVRVTLDDTVPVKELVGQVVRALLSGMEYAGASFEAIQSSLTVRSDDWRVPLFRHMFNYRGHATLEASPRAIDRSMAGAPLTHVDIHVPISRLDLEWILWPSSTNVGITATFSTEVHDREFVELLLRRYEGTIVEMARDVEAPVGEILAWSDADRALSREHNATEREWPARSLLEQIRDWSSREPEAVAIRCGGQDTTYRELVAAADTVRQDLAGRGIGGGDVVALHATRGPGLVAAVLGIWLAGATYLPLDPAQPAARLAGQLDDAGVRLVLADEPPPASCLAGREWMRLPGADGDRPASGEAAADWPAPDPDGIAYLIYTSGSTGKPKGVEVAHRGLANVVLDFVDRLSLGPGQRTLWLTTFSFDISALELLMPLVSGGTLVVAPDADRVVADRLLDLVATERVDVVQATPTTWRHVSGDLRGRLAGRTVLSGGEPLHAALAERLLADGCRLFNVYGPTETTIWSTAVELTSPVPESVPVGRPIANTSVHVLTPDGRPVPPGVPGELCIGGAGLARGYRDQVELTAERFPTSPRLGRYYRTGDRVRLTADGLEFLGRLDRQVKVRGHRIELTEVESAIERHPGVGAAAVIAEPDSAGHLRLVAAVQVEEGGGPPAAERLREHLAGLLPDAAVPSRYVFLDALPLTGNGKVDYPALATRVRAEHGPAVTPDDPVLRRLVELWREVLGVDQLGPDADFFLHGGHSLLAVALAARVGEEFAQDVGFELVFEASTPVQMHALLHTRVRAADGVAR